One Elaeis guineensis isolate ETL-2024a chromosome 10, EG11, whole genome shotgun sequence genomic window carries:
- the LOC140852020 gene encoding putative receptor protein kinase ZmPK1, with protein sequence MCWFPFLLCRPVQLISAMRNPTLSTILNIPLFLIFLLLLPFASPAPRISLTSHSFLSVEDDSDILTSQNKSFACGFYQVGTNAFIFSIWFSNMKNRTVVWTANRDHPVNGHGSRVTMRKDGSVVLTDYDGTVIWSTDTNSDRAQAQLLDNGNLVVMDLDRKILWQSFDHPTDTLLPNQKFNQNSMLVSAAANRSLSSGHYKFYFQSDNVLKLIYDTPEFVSIYWPDPGQVAWPWNHDRSTYNSSRSAGLDDMGQFMSTDNLAFKASDFGPGIRRRLTLDYDGNLRLYSLNESTEMWSISWVALSSICSVHSLCGRNGICVYKPTPQCTCPPGFEVNDPSDWSKGCKRKYSINCDKSHDEVEFFELPLTDFWGSDFNYTRSLSFGACRNICKADCSCEAFVYKEDTTDCYQKIELHNGKSLPNTDGGTFLKFPTSVDTSKLSSSLQGRKLGCNVTEVDIGKDIRRKSIGEKNWAYFYWFISAFFVIELLFVIFGWWFMFRTEKRSAPMEEGYKAMSTQFRRFTYKELKRATRNFQEEVGRGGSGAVYKGVLDDERVAAVKKLEDVIQGEEEFHAELSLIGRIYHMNLVRMWGFCSERSHRLLVSEFVENGSLDKVLFYGNGSASILRWSERFKIAVGVAKGLAYLHHECLEWVIHCDIKPENILLGRDFEPKIADFGLAKLLNRGGSGRNLSRIQGTRGYIAPEWASSLPITGKVDVYSYGVVLLELVKGVRVSQWKIGRGEEVEMVLSGSLGLLKENLESGHDSWIGDIVDSRLDGQFNSKQVLMMVAIAVQCLEEERSKRPSMESIVQMLLLSDDKLNSRAASFQ encoded by the coding sequence ATGTGTTGGTTTCCCTTTCTTCTTTGTAGACCTGTTCAATTAATCTCTGCCATGAGAAATCCTACTCTTTCCACCATCCTCAATATCCCTCTCTTTCTCATCTTCCTGCTCCTCCTTCCTTTTGCATCTCCAGCACCTAGAATCTCTCTAACAAGCCATTCTTTCCTTTCCGTGGAGGATGACTCAGACATCCTTACCTCACAAAACAAGTCATTCGCATGCGGCTTCTACCAAGTTGGTACGAATGCCTTCATCTTCTCCATCTGGTTCTCCAACATGAAGAACAGGACTGTCGTATGGACAGCGAACCGTGACCACCCTGTGAATGGTCATGGGTCGAGAGTTACGATGCGCAAGGATGGAAGCGTGGTTCTGACCGACTATGATGGTACGGTCATTTGGAGCACCGACACCAACTCTGATCGAGCTCAAGCGCAGCTTCTTGATAATGGGAATCTTGTTGTGATGGATCTAGATCGAAAAATTCTGTGGCAAAGCTTTGATCATCCTACGGATACTCTTCTCCCGAACCAGAAATTCAATCAGAATTCTATGCTGGTATCTGCTGCTGCTAACCGATCACTATCTTCAGGCCactacaaattttattttcaaagtgATAACGTTTTGAAACTTATATATGATACGCCTGAATTCGTTAGCATCTACTGGCCTGATCCTGGACAAGTAGCATGGCCGTGGAACCATGACAGATCAACCTACAACAGCAGTAGATCTGCAGGCCTTGATGACATGGGGCAGTTCATGTCGACCGATAACTTGGCATTCAAAGCTTCTGACTTTGGTCCAGGGATTAGGAGGAGGCTGACTCTGGATTATGATGGTAATCTTAGACTGTACAGCTTGAACGAGTCGACCGAGATGTGGTCGATTTCGTGGGTTGCTCTTTCATCGATTTGTTCGGTGCATTCactgtgtggtaggaatggaatcTGTGTATATAAACCGACACCCCAATGCACTTGTCCTCCTGGTTTTGAAGTAAATGACCCGAGTGATTGGAGCAAAGGTTGCAAGCGAAAATACAGCATCAACTGCGACAAATCTCATGATGAGGTTGAATTTTTCGAGCTTCCCCTCACAGATTTCTGGGGATCTGATTTCAATTACACTCGTTCCCTGTCATTCGGGGCTTGCAGGAATATTTGCAAAGCGGATTGTTCATGCGAAGCGTTCGTGTATAAGGAGGACACTACGGATTGTTATCAAAAAATTGAGCTCCACAATGGAAAAAGTTTGCCAAACACCGATGGCGGCACATTCTTAAAATTTCCGACATCTGTAGACACCTCAAAACTCTCTTCTAGTCTTCAAGGGCGTAAGCTTGGTTGCAATGTCACAGAGGTAGACATCGGGAAGGATATAAGGCGAAAGAGCATCGGAGAAAAAAACTGGGCCTATTTCTATTGGTTCATATCAGCTTTTTTTGTAATAGAACTCCTTTTTGTGATATTTGGTTGGTGGTTTATGTTCAGGACGGAGAAGCGGTCAGCCCCCATGGAGGAAGGATACAAGGCTATGTCTACTCAATTTCGAAGATTCACTTACAAAGAGCTGAAAAGGGCTACTCGAAACTTCCAAGAAGAGGTCGGGAGAGGAGGATCAGGAGCCGTGTACAAGGGAGTCTTGGATGATGAGAGGGTGGCGGCGGTCAAGAAGTTGGAAGATGTGATCCAAGGAGAAGAGGAATTCCACGCCGAACTGAGCCTCATAGGAAGAATATACCACATGAATTTGGTGAGAATGTGGGGATTTTGTTCAGAACGCTCGCACAGGCTCTTGGTTTCCGAGTTCGTGGAGAATGGTTCATTGGACAAGGTTTTATTTTATGGTAATGGCTCCGCTAGCATTCTAAGATGGAGTGAGAGGTTTAAAATTGCGGTGGGGGTGGCAAAAGGATTAGCCTATCTTCATCACGAGTGCCTGGAGTGGGTCATCCACTGTGATATAAAGCCTGAGAATATATTGTTGGGTCGTGATTTTGAGCCCAAGATTGCAGACTTTGGACTGGCCAAACTGTTAAATAGAGGTGGATCTGGGCGCAACTTATCACGTATCCAAGGGACGAGAGGTTACATTGCTCCAGAGTGGGCTTCCAGTCTTCCAATCACTGGGAAGGTTGATGTCTATAGCTATGGAGTCGTGCTTCTCGAGTTAGTGAAGGGGGTTAGAGTTTCACAATGGAAAATAGGTAGAGGGGAGGAGGTAGAGATGGTATTGAGTGGGTCACTTGGGTTGCTCAAAGAGAACTTGGAGAGTGGACATGATTCATGGATTGGGGACATTGTAGATTCCAGATTAGATGGACAATTCAATAGCAAGCAAGTATTGATGATGGTGGCAATAGCAGTCCAGTGCCTCGAAGAGGAGAGAAGCAAGAGGCCATCCATGGAATCTATAGTCCAAATGCTTCTTTTATCGGATGACAAGCTAAACTCCCGTGCAGCATCTTTCCAATAA